The Cyclobacteriaceae bacterium DNA segment CGATTTTATCGACTGCTGATTTAACTTCTGCTTCGTTGGTTACATCAAAGAGAAATCCGTGCGCGGTAAAGCCTGCAGCTTTGTATTCTGCCAGAGCGGATTTCATTTTTTCTTCAGTATGCCCATTGATTAATAGGGTAGCGCCTGCACTTGCCAGGCCTTTGGCCATTGCCATACCAAGGCCGTGGGTGCCGCCTGTAATAAGCGCCCGTTTGTGTTTTAAATTAAAAAGTTCAGGCATCATTATTATCGCAAGTTAATCGGCTGCACCACATCCATGTCGTTATAGTCAAGATTTTCTCCGGCCATTCCCCATATAAAGGAATAGTTGCTGGTGCCGGCACCAGCATGAATCGACCACGGGGGTGATATAACAGCCTGGTGATTTTTTACCCACAGTGGCCGGGTTTCCTCAGGTTCTCCCATGAAGTGGCAGACCGCCTGATTATCGGGAACGTTAAAATACAGGTAAATTTCCATGCGCCTGTCGTGAGTATGGGGTGGCATGGTATTCCACACGCTGCCCGGTTTCAATTCGGTTAGCCCCATTTGAAGCTGACACGTTTCAATTACTCCACTGATAAGCAGTTTGCGGATGGTTCGTTGGTTTGCCGTTTGTTGTGATCCTAATTCCACTGTCTCGGCCTGATCAAGCGAAACCTTTTTTACCGGATAAGCATGATGTGCCGGTGCTGCATTATAGTAGAATAGGGGAGTGCCATTTTTCCCAGGAAGGAACACTACCTTTTTTGTTCCCATTCCTATATATAATGCTTCTTTGGGTTGAAGTTCAATTTCCTTTCCATCCACTTCAATTGAGCCAGTTGCTCCAACATTGATAATCCCCATCTCTCTGCGCTGCAGGAAGAAATCCGCTTTTAAAATTTCCGGTACCTCAAGAGCAAGTGGTTTTGAGGAGGGCATAGCACCTCCCGCCATAAAGCGATCATACAAAGTATAGTGAGCAGTAACCTTATCTGCAGCAAAAATGGTATCAATCAGGTAGTGCTCCCGAAGCTCAGGGGTGGTGAAGTGTTTACTTTGAGACGGATGAACGGCATGACGCACAGAATCTGGAACAATTGAACTCATAGTGTGTAATCGTTTGCGCAATATAATCG contains these protein-coding regions:
- the kduI gene encoding 5-dehydro-4-deoxy-D-glucuronate isomerase → MSSIVPDSVRHAVHPSQSKHFTTPELREHYLIDTIFAADKVTAHYTLYDRFMAGGAMPSSKPLALEVPEILKADFFLQRREMGIINVGATGSIEVDGKEIELQPKEALYIGMGTKKVVFLPGKNGTPLFYYNAAPAHHAYPVKKVSLDQAETVELGSQQTANQRTIRKLLISGVIETCQLQMGLTELKPGSVWNTMPPHTHDRRMEIYLYFNVPDNQAVCHFMGEPEETRPLWVKNHQAVISPPWSIHAGAGTSNYSFIWGMAGENLDYNDMDVVQPINLR